The window CGCGGATGACATTTGTCACGACCGATCGGTGACAGACCTCACTGGCGAAAGCGGCCCACCGGGGCGCAAGATTCGTTCATGATGAGAAAAAAACCGGACGGAACGAGACTCGCACCGGCGACCGCCGGACCCCCAGCCCACCCGATCGTCGAAGCGCGGCAGGCGACCAAGCGCTACGGCGACGTGACCGCCGTCGACGCCGTGGACTTCTGCGCCCAATCGGGCGAAATCGTCGCCCTCCTCGGCCCCAACGGCGCCGGCAAGACGACTCTGGTGAGCCTACTCCTCGGCCTCGACCGGCCGGACGGCGGCACCGCCCGGCTGTTCGGCCTGGAGCCGGCGTCCCGCGCCGCCCGCCAGCGCACCGGCGCGATGCTTCAGATTTCCGGGTTGCCGGAGACGCTGCGGGTGGCGGAACACATCCATCTCTTTTCAAGCTACTACGAGCGGCCCCTGAGCCTCGACGAGACCCTCCACCTCGCCGGTCTCGAAGCCCTCCGCGATCGGCCCTTCGCGCGGCTGTCCGGCGGCGAGAAACAGCGGCTGATGTTCGCCCTGGCGATCTGCGGCGACCCGGAACTGCTCTTCCTCGACGAACCCACCACCGGCCTCGATGTCGAGTCCCGGCGCGGTCTGTGGCGGCGCATCCGGCACCTCGCGGAGCAGGGCCGCACCGTCGTCTTGACGACCCACTACCTGGAGGAGGCGGATGCCCTGGCGGACCGCGTGCTGGTGCTCGATGGCGGCCGCTTTATCGCCGATGGCACCTCCGACGAGATCAAGGCGCGGGTCGGGGTGAAGACCATCCGCTGCCGGACCGCCCTGCCGGAGGAGGCGCTGGCGGCGCTGCCGGGAGTGCAGTCCGTCCGGCTCCGAAAAGAAGCAGGCGACGGACGAGTAGAGCTGATCTCGAGCAGCGCCGAGGAAACCGTGCGGCAGCTCCTCGAACGAGACCCGCCGATGGCCGACCTGGAGATCCAGGGAGCCGCCCTGGAAGACGCTTTCCTCGCCCTGGTCGACGCCCAGCGGGCGGACACCGAAAGGAGTGCCGCATGAGCGTTCAAACCTTCGCCCTCGAAACGCGCTACGAACTGCTGAAGACCTTCCGCATGCCGGCCTTCGTGCTGCCGACCTTGGCCTTCCCCTGGATGTTCTACATCCTCTTCGGCCTGGCCTTCAAGGCACCCGGCGCTGCCCTGTCGATGCCCACCTATCTGCTTGCCACCTACGGGGTTTTCGGGGTGATGGGCGTGGCCCTGT is drawn from Acidobacteriota bacterium and contains these coding sequences:
- a CDS encoding ABC transporter ATP-binding protein, which encodes MMRKKPDGTRLAPATAGPPAHPIVEARQATKRYGDVTAVDAVDFCAQSGEIVALLGPNGAGKTTLVSLLLGLDRPDGGTARLFGLEPASRAARQRTGAMLQISGLPETLRVAEHIHLFSSYYERPLSLDETLHLAGLEALRDRPFARLSGGEKQRLMFALAICGDPELLFLDEPTTGLDVESRRGLWRRIRHLAEQGRTVVLTTHYLEEADALADRVLVLDGGRFIADGTSDEIKARVGVKTIRCRTALPEEALAALPGVQSVRLRKEAGDGRVELISSSAEETVRQLLERDPPMADLEIQGAALEDAFLALVDAQRADTERSAA